In the Helianthus annuus cultivar XRQ/B chromosome 11, HanXRQr2.0-SUNRISE, whole genome shotgun sequence genome, one interval contains:
- the LOC110942581 gene encoding uncharacterized protein LOC110942581, producing MSEEHQEAPVSEEGPVPVLRWDLGLFEQIVRSFRFPPEWDARYPAQGQTAADAPPGYITLFEDFFLQGNFRLPATNFFGSILSYYKFHISQLSPPGMVRVRHFEFLCQSHGIEPTVNKFRVFYQLQRTMGFFSFASRGTAKKILLNPPKSFHDWKPKFFFIREEVLPIAMPFREWTEVIPKEDLPIPKSAQWYQQLTATPNRVFGENVLVAAKMSDQWSPSSRELPVLKIGDQETQLYQAAFPAFGGSMGVRPLRDDEEGWYDQIKGNFMFPPADAFASPPDATEGVLRDLGVDPEEKKKKPSKKKKKADVEVTSKGLGASRATTAAVKAMGKTGAGGSKGSGSAGSRNPDADATPSQPEDEEEEEEETAPLIGRKRGRSEATTGMASAPVSVVIPVVGKKSKLRSLYQFSPEIKKKTPEKGVKFVEPSTKKPKVATEPSDSAARDAAKTAEAQRKAEEDRKKEESRIAAQKKAEERKRKEEEEKKRKEEEERKLEAERKRKTEEERKLREEADRQRKAEEARKERAADQSSVQGQSGVPKPPPAAPIVTSKGLGRYVSSGASSGGAGGYNPNVIGAKDTVGDIYYKTYTEEERGDAPHQAPWSLRQKDTFVEFGPSRDWYLNQFTPGEVNRQKAKPHEMLYRTYILAEANARSANHQIVREWRTMVRERADWEAYRERVLKRVGEFEKAKAIFDEEKAKFEADRKAEEWGREGLQKKLHNVEEQLAKEKAEFKRICAQDNERTYALRQKIVGLEATVADLTSKVEEAQGEKTAKQQMEVELTEAKVQLSNKDKDLHAKDVEIAELKRRLNEQIDRCESLEIDLEAEKVKATDAEEARAVSTAALNVAQTNYSEAQGIVDTLVSEAEWMRTRGIVLVANSILNAGELDRAVAALTDAARAVGHRGGYLECADHVERMLGQEFDTSHCSVTEQADAALASAENSYDNLSLPIMDLVVSALKKDDWCQRLKAILDPPITVESSDEEAAGDDGGGDDDGDDGEGNEDDDVFPVRERDRETDLPEREDHFIAKAGQRIIDWLESRFVFFIELVETLFVDDVGCASWVDEDVFSFIVTNYASNDDGSCSARTAAHYWEYDLLFLPRRLVGPFAFFSRGVSWSVDHVSL from the exons ATGAGTGAAGAACATCAAGAAGCTCCTGTTAGTGAGGAGGGGCCAGTCCCGGTCCTGAGATGGGACTTAGGTTTATTCGAACAGATCGTTCGAAGTTTTAGGtttccaccggagtgggatgcccggTACCCTGCTCAGGGTCAGACCGCGGCTGATGCCCCACCCGGTTACATTACTTTGTTCGAAGACTTCTTCCTTCAAGGAAACTTCCGGCTGCCGGCGACTAACTTCTTTGGTAGCATATTGTCCTACTACAAGTTTCATATCTCACAGTTAAGCCCACCTGGGATGGTGAGGGTGAGGCACTTTGAGTTCTTGTGTCAATCTCACGGCATTGAGCCGACGGTGAATAAGTTTCGTGTCTTCTATCAACTGCAAAGAAcaatggggttcttttcttttgCTAGCCGTGGTACGGCTAAGAAGATTTTGTTGAATCCTCCCAAGAGTTTCCACGACTGGAAACCCAAGTTCTTCTTCATCCGGGAGGAAGTCTTGCCAATAGCTATGCCGTTTAGGGAATGGACCGAGGTTATACCAAAGGAGGACCTTCCTATACCGAAGTCTGCTCAGTGGTATCAGCAGCTTACCGCAACCCCTAACCGGGTATTTGGGGAGAATGTTCTGGTTGCTGCcaagatgagtgaccagtggtcacctaGTAGCAGGGAACTCCCGGTCTTGAAGATCGGGGATCAAG AGACGCAACTCTATCAGGCTGCCTTCCCAGCCTTTGGTGGCTCCATGGGCGTTCGCCCTCTGCGCGATGATGAGGAAGGCTGGTATGACCAGATAAAAGGGAACTTCATGTTTCCTCCTGCTGACGCCTTCGCCTCGCCGCCGGATGCAACTGAAG gtgtgttgcgcgatcTGGGGGTTGAcccagaggagaagaagaagaaaccttcgaagaagaaaaagaaggcgGATGTTGAAGTGACCAGCAAGGGTCTTGGCGCCAGTCGCGCAACTACTGCTGCTGTCAAAG CTATGGGAAAGACTGGCGCTGGTGGGTCAAAGGgctctgggagcgcgggttctcgtaacccgGATGCTGACGCAACTCCATCTCAACCtgaggatgaagaagaagaggaagaagagactGCCCCGTTGATTGGAAGAAAGAGGGGTAGAAGCGAGGCGACAACTGGTATGGCCTCTGCGCCTGTTTCagttgttattcccgttgttgGGAAGAAGAGCAAGTTGCGCTCGTTATACCAGTTTTCTCCTG AGATCAAGAAGAAAACCCCTGAAAAGGGGGTTAAGTTTGTTGAACCCAGCACGAAAAAACCTAAGGTTGCCACTGAACCTTCCGATTCTGCTGCGCGTGATGCTGCGAAAACTGCTGAAGCGCAGCGAAAGGCAGAAGAGGATCGGAAGAAAGAAGAGAGTAGGATTGCTGCGCAGAAGAAGGCTGAAGAGCGAAAGCgcaaagaagaggaagagaaaaagaggaaggaggaggaggagagaaAGCTGGAAGCGGAGAGGAAGAGGAAAACGGAAGAGGAGAGAAAGCTGAGGGAGGAGGCGGATAGGCAGAGGAAGGCGGAAGAGGCGAGGAAAGAAAGAGCTGCCGATCAGTCTTCTGTTCAAGGGCAGTCTGGTGTCCCAAAACCTCCCCCTGCTGCGCCGATTGTTACCTCTAAGGGGTTAGGGCGCTATGTGTCTAGTGGTGCAAGCTCTGGAGGAGCTGGGGGCTATAACCCCAATGTGATAGGTGCGAAGGATACCGTCGGGGACATATATTATAAAACTTATACTGAAGAGGAACGTGGTGATGCTCCTCATCAAGCCCCTTGGAGCTTAAGGCAGAAGGATACATTTGTTGAATTTGGTCCTTCTCGCGATTGGTACTTAAACCAATTCACTCCTGGCGAAGTTAACCGTCAAAAGGCGAAGCCGCATGAAATGTTGTACCGCACTTACATTCTTGCCGAGGCCAACGCTCGATCTGCTAACCATCAGATAGTTCGTGAATGGCGAACAATGGTCAGAGAGCGCGCCGATTGGGAGGCTTACCGAGAACGTGTGCTAAAACGTGTTGGTGAATTTGAGAAGGCTAAGGCCATATTTGATGAGGAGAaagccaagtttgaggctgatAGGAAAGCTGAAGAGTGGGGTCGCGAGGGCCTGCAAAAGAAACTTCATAATGTGGAagagcaactggccaaggagaaggccgagttcaaGCGTATATGCGCTCAAGACAACGAGCGTACTTATGCTCTACGCCAGAAGATCGTTGGTCTTGAGGCTACAGTTGCGGACTTGACCTCAAAGGTGGAGGAAGCGCAGGGTGAAAAAactgccaagcagcagatggag GTTGAGCTGACTGAAGCCAAGGTGCAATTGTCTAACAAGGACAAGGATCTCCATGCCAAGGACGTTGAGATAGCGGAACTCAAGCGTCGCTTGAATGAGCAAATCGACAGATGCGAGTCTTTGGAGATTGACCTTGAGGCTGAGAAGGTCAAGGCCACCGATgctgaggaggcgcgtgctgtCAGCACTGCGGCGCTTAACGTGGCTCAGACAAATTATTCTGAGGCCCAAGGCATTGTGGACACGCTTGTTTCTGAAGCAGAATGGATGCGCACTCGGGGAATAGTGCTG gttgccaactccatccTGAACGCCGGCGAGCTAGATCGCGCTGTTGCTGCTCTTACGGATGCGGCGCGTGCAGTTGGTCATCGAGGAGGTTATCTGGAGTGTGCTGATCACGTTGAGCGAATGCTGGGACAAGAATTCGATACAAGTCACTGCTCAGTGACGGAACAAGCTGATGCTGCGCTGGCCAGTGCTGAGAACTCATATGACAACCTCTCCTTGCCCATCATGGACTTGGTTGTTAGTGCCTTAAAAAAGGATGATTGGTGTCAGCGCCTCAAGGCGATCCTTGATCCACCGATTACTGTTGAATCATCTGATGAGGAAGCAGCTGGTGATGATGGCGGAGGTGATGACGATGGCGACGATGGTGAAGGGaacgaagatgatgatg tgtttcccgtcagagagcgtgacAGGGAAACTGATTTGCCCGAGAGGGAAGACCATTTCATTGCAAAAGCCGgacaaaggataatcgactggctcgagtctcgctttGTCTTCTTCATCGAGTTGGTTGAAACATTGTTCGTAGATGATGTCGGCTGTGCTTCCTGGGTCGATGAAGATGTATTCAGTTTCATAGTGACCAATTATGCCAGTAATGACGACGGGTCGTGTAGCGCGAGGACCGCCGCGCACTACTGGGAATATGACTTGCTGTTCTTGCCAAGAAGGCTCGTAGGGCCGTTTGCCTTTTTCTCTCGCGGTGTatcttggtccgttgaccatgtgagtctctag